The following is a genomic window from Azospirillaceae bacterium.
CGTTGAACGCCTTGACGAATTCCATGATGTTCAGGCCGCGCTGACCCAACGCCGGGCCGATGGGCGGCGACGGGTTGGCCTTGCCGGCCGGCACCTGCAACTTGATGTAACCGACGATCTTCTTCGCCATGACACTTCCTCAACAACAATCCGGACGGAACCGCCTTGTCGGCGACGCCACCCGGATCTGCGGGATGCGCGGTGCGGCTTGCCCCCATGGACTTGTTCCATTCGGAACCGGGCTCGCCTCCCGCGCGGGGAATGGGAAAACCCTCCGGAGAGGGCCTTCCCGCTTAAATCTTTTCGACCTGCGTGTACTCGAGCTCGACGGGGGTCGCACGGCCAAAGATGGACACCGCCACCTTGACCCGCGCCTTGTCCTCGTCGACCTCTTCGATGAGGCCGGTGAACGAGGTGAAGGGGCCGTCGGTGACACGCACCTGCTCGCCCACCTCGAAGTGGATGGAGGGCTTCGGCCGCTCAATCCCCTCCTGGACCTGGTTCATGATGCGCGAGGCTTCCGCCTCGCTGATGGGCTGGGGCTTGCCGCCGCCACCCAGGAAACCCGTCACCTTCGGCGCGTTCTTCACCAGGTGCCAAGTGTCGTCCGTCAGCTGCATCTTCACCAGCACGTAGCCGGGGAAGAACTTGCGCTCGGAGTTGATCTTGGCGCCACGGCGCACCTCCACGACCTCTTCGGTCGGGACCAGGATCTCTTCGAACATATCCTGAAGGCCCTTTTGCTCGGCCTTCTCACGGATGGACTGGGAGACTTTCTTCTCGAAGCCCGAATAGACGTGAACGACGTACCAGCGCGCGGCGGACATGGGACTTAGCCTCCGATACCGAAAACGAGGCGGACAGCGAACGCGATGATCTGATCGACCGCCAGGAAGAACAGAGACGCGACGATGACCATGAGAAACACCATCCAGGTGGAAATAACCGTCTCCTTACGGGACGGCCACGTCACCTTGGTCATCTCACGCTTAACTTCGCGTACAAACTGGGCAGGACTGGTCTTCGCCATAAGGGCTACGCCACCACGTTCAGAGCTACTCGTCATTACTATTCCGGCATCCCTGCCGGCATCCGGCCCGCGAGGCCGTCCGGACGCGTTTTCAGCGGGGCGACGTGGCAGGAGTGGAGGGGATCGAACCCCCAACCCCCGGTTTTGGAGACCGGTGCTCTACCAGTTGAGCTACACTCCTACGTCGCCGGCCGCAGTTTCCCGCGTCACGGAGCGCCGGTTTATTCACCATTCGGGACCGCTTGTCCAGATAAAACAGCACGTCCCCCGTACGCGGGGCAGACCTGCATTCCAGCAAGCGGCCGATGGTCCGGCGCCACCCCTTTCCCCGGCCCCGGGGCGCGGTGAAAAGCGGTGTTTTCAGGGGCTTGGGGGTGGCCCTGCGGCGATCCCAAGGGGCATTCCCGGGGCGCCTGGGCACCCTCCCCTACTTAAAGGCAAAGGGGTGCCACCGGAAACCGGGGGCACCCCTCAACCCATCACGGCAGGCACATGCCCCGCCCGAGGGCGAGGCATGGCCAAACCTCCGCACGCGTACTTTAGGCGATGATCTTGGCGACCACGCCGGCGCCGACGGTGCGGCCGCCTTCACGGATGGCGAAGCGCAGGCCTTCGTCCATGGCGATCGGGGCGATCAGCTCCACGGTCACCTGCACGTTGTCGCCCGGCATCACCATCTCGGTGCCTTCCGGCAGCGAGACCATGCCCGTCACGTCCGTGGTGCGGAAGTAGAACTGGGGACGGTAGTTGGTGAAGAACGGGGTGTGACGGCCGCCTTCTTCCTTCGTCAGGATGTAGGCTTCGGCCACGAACTTGGTGTGCGGGGTGATCGAGCCGGGCTTCGCCAGGACCTGGCCACGCTCGACGTCTTCACGCTTGGTGCCGCGCAGCAGCGCGCCGATGTTGTCGCCAGCCTGACCCTGGTCCAGCAGCTTGCGGAACATCTCGACGCCGGTGACGGTCGTCTTCACCGTGGCCTTCAGGCCGACGA
Proteins encoded in this region:
- the nusG gene encoding transcription termination/antitermination protein NusG encodes the protein MSAARWYVVHVYSGFEKKVSQSIREKAEQKGLQDMFEEILVPTEEVVEVRRGAKINSERKFFPGYVLVKMQLTDDTWHLVKNAPKVTGFLGGGGKPQPISEAEASRIMNQVQEGIERPKPSIHFEVGEQVRVTDGPFTSFTGLIEEVDEDKARVKVAVSIFGRATPVELEYTQVEKI
- the secE gene encoding preprotein translocase subunit SecE; the encoded protein is MAKTSPAQFVREVKREMTKVTWPSRKETVISTWMVFLMVIVASLFFLAVDQIIAFAVRLVFGIGG